One part of the Ziziphus jujuba cultivar Dongzao chromosome 2, ASM3175591v1 genome encodes these proteins:
- the LOC107403456 gene encoding 11-beta-hydroxysteroid dehydrogenase A-like, translating to MVDLIHMFLNVAAPTFTFFSLLFFLPPFLFFNFFLSIVRYIFSEDVAGKVVLITGASSGIGEHLAYEYARRGARLALVARRENRLREVAEQAEQIGSPDVLMIGADVSKVEDCKRIVDQTVDHFGTLDHLVNNAGISSVCMLEEVDEITNLRPVMDTNFWGSVYTTRFAIPHLRNSRGKIVVLSSSSAWLPMPRTSIYNASKAALLMFFDTLRVEFGSDIKITIVTPGFIESELNQGKYLQGEGKMTVDQDMRDVQVSVMPVGRAKACAKAIVNSACRGQRYLTEPSWFKVTYIWKVLCPDVIEWAYRLLYLTNPGTSPSEAPSKKILDYTGAKNLLYPSSIQTPGVKTD from the exons CAACTTTCACCTTCTTTTCCCTCCTGTTTTTCTTGCCaccttttctgtttttcaatttcttcctctccATTGTTAGATACATCTTCAGTGAAGATGTTGCTGGTAAGGTCGTTCTCATCACTGGGGCTTCTTCAGGTATTGGTGAG cATTTGGCATATGAGTATGCTAGAAGAGGAGCTCGTTTAGCTCTTGTTGCTAGGAGGGAAAACCGTTTAAGAGAAGTTGCGGAACAAGCAGAGCAGATTGGTTCCCCTGATGTTCTGATGATTGGTGCAGATGTTTCTAAGGTTGAGGATTGTAAGAGAATCGTTGATCAAACTGTGGATCATTTTGGGACCT TGGACCATCTTGTGAATAATGCTGGAATTAGTTCGGTATGCATGCTTGAAGAAGTAGATGAAATTACTAATCTTAGACCTGTTATG GATACAAACTTCTGGGGTTCAGTTTATACAACCCGTTTTGCAATTCCACATCTTAGAAACAGCAGAGGAAAGATTGTAGTGCTCTCTTCCTCTTCTGCATGGTTGCCTATGCCAAGAACGAGCATCTACAAT GCAAGCAAAGCAGCTTTGTTAATGTTCTTTGATACATTGAGGGTTGAATTTGGGTCGGACATCAAGATAACAATTGTGACGCCCGGATTCATAGAGTCTGAACTCAATCAAGGCAAATATTTACAAGGAGAAGGCAAAATGACAGTGGATCAAGATATGAGAGAT GTTCAAGTAAGTGTAATGCCAGTTGGGAGAGCAAAAGCATGTGCAAAGGCAATTGTGAACAGTGCTTGCAGAGGTCAAAGATACTTGACAGAACCATCATGGTTCAAGGTCACCTATATATGGAAAGTTTTGTGCCCTGATGTGATTGAGTGGGCTTATAGACTACTCTACCTCACTAATCCAGGAACTTCACCAAGTGAAGCACCAAGCAAGAAGATTTTGGATTACACTGGAGCCAAAAATTTGCTATACCCTTCTTCCATCCAAACTCCTGGTGTCAAGACTGATTAG